GAGGTGGTATGAAAAGTTATAGGGACAGGGGTGTGTATCTAGCGTTTGGCGACGGACCTCGTCACTGTCCAGGTTGgtaccaaataaataaatctcaaAATCATATACAAAATCGATTTTTCCCTTCAGGTATGCGATTTGCGCTGACTCAGCTCAAAGCAGCTCTGGTGGAAATTTTGAGAAACTTCGAGATCAAGGTGAATCCCAAAACCCGCTCGGACAATCAGATAGATGATACGTTCTTCATGGCCACCTTGAAGGGTGGCATTTACCTGGACTTTAAAGAACTTTAATCGTTAGTAATTATAGTAAGCTGATTTGTACTCGAAATAttgtaaatcaaaattaaGCTTGATGAGGCATGCTAATAGACAATAGCGTTctacaaataaaatcaaaaaaagcTGACTGATAAAGAAGTATAAGCTGAATATATTATTCAATAGATGGAAATGTTGGAAATGATACAGAATATTTGGAGTAATCAAACAGGGTTTGAGCaacattttggttttattttttaagatttattttacacattgtataaaaattaataaaaaatcagaaaatatttagattttcaaacaacatacatacacaaaaGAATTACGCATATTACAAACCGcaataagttttaatttgttgcgtAACTTTGTTTAAGAAAAGATGTTAAGGAGAAAAAAAAGCTAAATTGGCAACACTAGCTATGACGTAATTCAAGTTCAACTGGCACTGTTCAATTGGGGGTATGTTTCGTTCAATTGAGGGTCGTGTTCGTTCAATTGAGCTTCGTCTGGCGTAGCGTTCAGTTGTTCAATGTGTCCCATCTGCTGTACGCTGCTCTTTATAGCAGGGTTTTTGGCCCTGGTCTACGTATTCCTCACCTGGAACTTCGATtactggagaaagagaggcaTCGAAACAGCTGCATCATGGCcatttgtggggagttttccCAGCATGTTTACCAAAAAGCGTAATGTTGCCTACGACATCGAAGACATCTATCAGTACGTGCCATGAGATTAGATATTTTCCACTTCCCGTCGATTACCTATTGTACTTTAATCGCAGGCAGTACAAGCAAACCgacaaaattgtgggcgtgttCACCACTCGACGTCCCCAGCTGCTGGTGCTATGCCCGGAATATATAAACAAGATTTATGCCAGTGACTTCCGTAGCTTTCGCGACAATGAAAGAGGAAATTTCGTAGGTAGACCCATATATGTTTAGAGAACTGTAGTTCCACAATGTAAACTGCCATAGGTGGACAAGAAGGTGGACAAGATTCTGGGCAACAATCCTTTCGTCCTGAAAGGCGATGAATGGAAGGAGAGAAGGGCGGAAATCACGCCGGGCTTGTCGCTCAATCGTGTAAGAGTACTACAATAGCTTCTATCGATTATAATTATTAGTAATCCTATAGATTCGTAGGTCAAGGCCGTGTATCCAGTGTCGCAGAGTGTTTGTAAGAAGTTTGTGGACTACATAAAAAGACAGCAGCGGATGGCCACCTCCCAGGGATTGGATGCCAAGAAACTGTCCCTCTGCTACACCACCGAAGTGGTTTCCGACTGCGTCCTTGGCATTTCCGCACTTAGCTTTACAAACACCCCCACTCCGCTGTTGGCAGTGATCCAGCGGGTGTTCAACTCATCCTTCAAGTTCGTTTTATACGGCGTGCTGGCCAACCTCTGGCCGCCAATTCGCAAGTTCTACAGCTTACCCTTATTCAAcaaggaggcggaggagttTTTCTTTGACATCATGAGGAAGTGCATCAAGTTAAGGCGGGAGAAACCCGAACAGCAGCGCGATGACTTCCTCAACTacatgctgcagttgcaggaGAAGAAGGGTCTGGATGAGTCCGAGCTCACCGCCCATACGATGACTTTCCTCACTGACGGATTTGAGACCACAGCCTTGGTGCTATCGCATACCCTCCTAATGCTGGGACGCCATcccgagcagcagcaaaaggtGCGGGATGAGATTGGCAACTCGGAACTAAGCTTCGAGCAGTTGACCGAACTGCCATACCTAGAAGCCTGCATTCATGGTAAAAGGATCTGCTTTCAACTGGAGCTTTGCATATTTCAAGTCGTCTATTTCCAGAGACATTGCGTTTGTTTTCGCCACAGTTGACTGCTCGCAAACTGGTAACCGAGCCATATGAATTCGTCAACAAAAATGGCACCTCCATGAAATTGCATCCCGGAGACGTGGTCATCATACCCATAAATTCCCTGCACCACGATCCGCAGTATTACGAAAGCCCACATATGTTTAAGCCAGAGCGATTCCTTGAGGCCAATGGCGGTGTGAAAAAGTATCGTGATCAGGGTGTGTACCTTCCATTTGGCAATGGCCCGCGCATTTGTCCAGGTGAGAAGTCGTGTAAATTGATCCAGAAGCCATATGACCTAATCTATTTCTTTATAGGCATCCGATTTGCTTTAACTCAACTCAAGGCAGCTCTGGTGGAGATCGTACGCAACTTCGAGATCAGCGTTAACCCC
This genomic stretch from Drosophila teissieri strain GT53w chromosome 2L, Prin_Dtei_1.1, whole genome shotgun sequence harbors:
- the LOC122614008 gene encoding probable cytochrome P450 28d2, translated to MCPICCTLLFIAGFLALVYVFLTWNFDYWRKRGIETAASWPFVGSFPSMFTKKRNVAYDIEDIYQQYKQTDKIVGVFTTRRPQLLVLCPEYINKIYASDFRSFRDNERGNFVDKKVDKILGNNPFVLKGDEWKERRAEITPGLSLNRVKAVYPVSQSVCKKFVDYIKRQQRMATSQGLDAKKLSLCYTTEVVSDCVLGISALSFTNTPTPLLAVIQRVFNSSFKFVLYGVLANLWPPIRKFYSLPLFNKEAEEFFFDIMRKCIKLRREKPEQQRDDFLNYMLQLQEKKGLDESELTAHTMTFLTDGFETTALVLSHTLLMLGRHPEQQQKVRDEIGNSELSFEQLTELPYLEACIHETLRLFSPQLTARKLVTEPYEFVNKNGTSMKLHPGDVVIIPINSLHHDPQYYESPHMFKPERFLEANGGVKKYRDQGVYLPFGNGPRICPGIRFALTQLKAALVEIVRNFEISVNPKTRSDNRLDDSFYWATLKGGIWLEFMER